Proteins from one Helicobacteraceae bacterium genomic window:
- the flhF gene encoding flagellar biosynthesis protein FlhF yields MKLITYTGETPSEALKQIETDWGEEALVVSSKEIRKKTLGQSAIYEIVVGIEDAVAAAKVKSKSASAKPTNNGSDKNDDVLVEISSAAKEIEKIMKMAGLADEPKKPKPAAATETPKTTAYEPTKTAIDPSLVKEQAADLKMINKEIAKLADRVELIQNAIWSSVVDPKSLIPPEFAEIYRVSRQSGMSAEHFDAIMRQTLKEMPLYMRQSGETVRRYFKMLLRKMIPIRVESRLSRPNKKVMMLVGPTGVGKTTSLAKLAARYAHKSAEQYKVGIITVDTYRIGAVEQLSYYAKMMRLGIETVRDPIDFGAALSSLRHCDIILIDTAGSSQRDREKIAYIQQCLDAEKQTKIDVSLVMSVTSKLDDLRDIYKNYSSLGVDTIIATKFDETSSLGSFFSFTYERQKPLSYLSVGQEVPDDLIAANGDYFISCLFDGFNKPQAVAI; encoded by the coding sequence ATGAAGCTCATCACCTATACGGGCGAAACGCCCTCCGAAGCTCTCAAGCAGATCGAAACCGACTGGGGCGAGGAAGCGCTTGTCGTAAGCAGTAAAGAGATCCGCAAAAAAACGTTGGGGCAGAGCGCGATTTACGAGATCGTCGTCGGCATAGAGGACGCCGTCGCCGCCGCGAAAGTTAAATCGAAAAGCGCGAGCGCAAAGCCGACCAATAATGGTAGCGATAAAAACGACGACGTTTTGGTGGAAATATCGAGCGCGGCGAAAGAGATCGAAAAAATCATGAAGATGGCGGGGTTAGCCGACGAGCCCAAGAAGCCGAAACCAGCCGCCGCGACCGAAACGCCAAAAACGACCGCATACGAGCCAACCAAGACGGCGATCGATCCTTCTCTCGTCAAAGAGCAAGCCGCCGATTTGAAAATGATAAACAAAGAGATAGCCAAGCTCGCCGATCGCGTGGAGCTAATACAGAACGCGATTTGGAGCAGCGTCGTCGATCCGAAAAGTCTCATTCCCCCCGAATTCGCCGAAATCTACCGCGTAAGCCGCCAGAGCGGTATGAGCGCCGAGCATTTCGACGCGATTATGCGTCAAACGCTCAAAGAGATGCCGTTATATATGCGCCAAAGCGGCGAAACGGTGCGCCGATATTTCAAGATGTTGCTACGCAAGATGATTCCAATAAGGGTTGAAAGCAGATTAAGCCGCCCCAATAAAAAAGTGATGATGCTAGTCGGTCCGACAGGCGTAGGCAAAACTACCAGCTTAGCCAAACTCGCGGCGCGTTACGCGCATAAGTCGGCGGAGCAATACAAAGTGGGGATTATAACTGTGGATACCTACCGTATAGGCGCGGTGGAGCAGTTAAGCTATTACGCCAAAATGATGCGGCTTGGCATAGAAACGGTGCGCGATCCAATCGATTTTGGCGCGGCGCTTTCGTCGCTAAGGCATTGCGATATTATTCTGATCGACACGGCGGGATCAAGTCAGCGCGATCGCGAAAAGATCGCGTATATTCAGCAGTGTCTCGACGCGGAAAAACAGACGAAGATAGACGTTTCGCTGGTTATGTCCGTTACAAGCAAGCTAGACGATCTGCGCGATATTTATAAAAACTACAGTTCGCTTGGGGTCGACACGATTATCGCCACGAAATTTGATGAAACAAGCTCGTTAGGATCGTTTTTCAGCTTTACTTACGAGCGCCAAAAACCGCTTTCGTATCTTTCGGTCGGTCAAGAGGTTCCCGACGATCTGATCGCCGCAAACGGAGATTATTTTATCTCCTGCCTGTTTGACGGCTTTAATAAACCGCAAGCGGTCGCGATATGA
- a CDS encoding MinD/ParA family protein has product MTNQAHKLAELVGSQNVDKNAITKFIAITSGKGGVGKTTISANVGWLLAQKGYQVGLFDADIGLANLDVMLGVKPEKTILNLMRGECGVEDILMRLDETLYLIPGESGGDILKFGGQYALERFYEEIKKLDFLDYLVVDTGAGIGESVQTFLNAATETIIVTTPDPAAITDAYAMLKVLSASRGRLLIIINQTQSDREGELVFDKISKVASKNLPNVELRLLGVLPRDNDIAKSVRGRYLFSKAIVGGRSSSRLDEILDRLLRLMERGVLDVKEGSGFSRFFKRLLDQF; this is encoded by the coding sequence ATGACCAATCAAGCGCATAAACTCGCCGAGCTTGTAGGCTCGCAAAACGTCGATAAAAACGCGATCACAAAATTTATCGCGATAACAAGCGGCAAAGGCGGCGTGGGCAAAACGACGATCAGCGCCAACGTTGGCTGGCTTCTGGCGCAAAAAGGCTATCAGGTCGGGCTGTTTGACGCGGATATAGGGCTTGCCAACCTAGACGTGATGTTAGGCGTTAAGCCAGAAAAAACAATTTTAAACCTTATGCGCGGCGAGTGCGGCGTGGAAGATATTTTGATGCGGCTTGACGAGACGCTCTATCTAATTCCGGGCGAAAGCGGCGGCGATATACTTAAGTTCGGCGGGCAATACGCGCTGGAGAGATTCTACGAGGAAATTAAAAAGCTAGACTTTTTGGATTATCTCGTCGTGGATACCGGAGCGGGTATTGGCGAAAGCGTCCAAACCTTTCTTAACGCCGCCACTGAAACCATAATCGTTACCACGCCCGATCCCGCCGCGATCACCGACGCGTACGCTATGCTAAAAGTTTTGTCGGCTTCGCGCGGGCGTCTGTTGATAATCATAAATCAAACGCAAAGCGATCGCGAAGGGGAGTTGGTTTTTGACAAGATTAGTAAAGTCGCGTCGAAAAATCTCCCCAACGTCGAATTGCGGTTATTAGGAGTATTACCGCGCGATAACGACATAGCCAAAAGCGTTCGCGGGCGATACCTCTTTTCAAAGGCGATCGTCGGCGGCAGGTCTAGTTCTCGATTAGACGAGATATTAGACAGGCTGTTGCGGCTTATGGAACGCGGCGTGCTTGACGTGAAGGAGGGAAGCGGTTTTAGCAGATTTTTCAAACGGCTACTCGATCAGTTTTGA
- the fliM gene encoding flagellar motor switch protein FliM, whose amino-acid sequence MADILSQEEIDALLEAVDEDETTPDRLLTKEKRVEQRQVTLYDFKRPNRVSKEQLRAFRSIHDKMVRSLSSQISSVMRSIVEIQLHSVDQMTYGEFLMSLPSPTSFNVFSMKPLEGSGVLEINSAIAFPMVDRLLGGKGEAYDANRDFTDIELNLLDTILRVIMQNLKDAWAPVTDLYPLVEAKESSPNVIQIVAQNEIVVMVVMEIIIGHTSGMMNVCYPVIALEPILPKLAARDIMISDTSSRKSRNRELKTLLGGARVGLEAIIGDAKLTLRELFELQRGDILILNRPADDTAVLCVDGEDKFVAKLGLSRFRKTVKVEEVIRTEHDDVKEVLTRLEEERHKKIQAFKGEA is encoded by the coding sequence GTGGCTGATATTCTAAGTCAAGAAGAGATTGACGCGTTATTGGAGGCTGTCGACGAGGACGAAACCACGCCGGATCGGTTGCTCACGAAAGAAAAAAGAGTCGAGCAGCGTCAGGTTACGCTTTATGATTTCAAGCGCCCAAACCGCGTTAGCAAAGAGCAGCTTCGCGCCTTTAGATCGATCCACGATAAAATGGTGCGCTCTTTATCTTCGCAAATTTCGTCGGTAATGCGCTCGATCGTGGAGATTCAACTGCACTCGGTCGATCAGATGACCTACGGCGAGTTTTTGATGAGCCTGCCTTCTCCTACCAGTTTCAACGTCTTTTCCATGAAACCTTTGGAGGGCAGCGGCGTTTTGGAGATTAACTCTGCGATCGCTTTTCCTATGGTCGATCGGTTGCTTGGCGGCAAAGGCGAGGCATACGACGCGAACCGCGACTTTACCGATATAGAATTAAACCTTTTAGACACCATTTTGCGCGTTATCATGCAAAACCTAAAGGACGCGTGGGCGCCCGTAACCGATCTCTATCCGCTGGTTGAAGCCAAAGAATCTAGCCCAAACGTGATACAGATCGTGGCGCAAAACGAGATTGTAGTGATGGTGGTGATGGAGATTATTATCGGGCATACCAGCGGAATGATGAACGTGTGCTATCCCGTGATCGCTCTGGAACCGATCTTGCCCAAACTCGCGGCGCGAGATATTATGATCAGCGACACGAGTTCGAGAAAATCGCGCAATAGGGAGCTTAAGACGTTGCTCGGCGGCGCGCGCGTCGGTTTGGAGGCGATTATAGGCGACGCTAAGCTAACATTACGCGAGCTGTTTGAACTGCAAAGGGGCGATATTTTAATTTTAAACCGTCCGGCGGACGACACGGCGGTGCTGTGCGTGGACGGCGAGGATAAGTTTGTCGCCAAACTCGGATTGAGCAGATTTCGCAAAACCGTCAAAGTTGAAGAGGTTATACGCACGGAACACGACGACGTGAAAGAGGTTTTGACCCGTCTTGAAGAAGAACGGCACAAGAAAATACAAGCGTTCAAAGGCGAAGCGTAA
- a CDS encoding DUF87 domain-containing protein, whose amino-acid sequence MQESNKLFYLGREGGADTLYKSKDLTTHALIIGMTGSGKTGLGIGLIEEAALDAIPAIVIDPKGDMGNLLLTFPHLAAEDFLPWIDPSEAASKNQSVEEAAKSEAKLWADGLKEWGQDVSRIKALKNGAEFSIYTPGASHGRRINILSGLKAPSSELANDTDALNSMIASSTASILNLIGINSDPLSSKEHILVSTIIAHFYKRAQDCEMEALIAAIINPPFEKVGVFSTEAFMPKDKRMETAMKLNAIVANISFSTWLEGEDIDIDRLLFTEERKARVSIFNIAHLNDSERMFFVTVLLNNIVAWMRLQEGSPSLRAILYMDEIFGFFPPNGNPPSKTPMLTLLKQARAFGLGVILATQNPVDLDYKGLSNIGAWFIGRLQTAQDKDRVLDGLIGLNGATVNKSELGAAISGLKKRNFLLKNVNQDGLVVFQTRWTLSYLKGPLSRDQIKSLTQSNLSKNKTPLVNKVDTPLIPYMEQRFYYKTESDSYRLTPYLVCSAKAIFINAKLSIDLKTAVWAETAFAKGEQTEWRLMEAPAPLEAVARKNSSFDKISVFIDDQKRLNALKKEAIAYTGRAKKLCVLSAPALKMEARQEENEDEFRWRIKRKLDELFEQESKGLKSIYEKKRKTLEDRRSRLALKLDKEKADARNKTLDTVVSIGGGILSALFSKGKLGSVAKAASGIKSAGKTIKEQNDVRLVERELFELERETNNASNELEIKIQELKEKYDISKVDFEEIALYPKNTDIYDEDLFVLWKEK is encoded by the coding sequence ATGCAAGAGTCAAATAAGCTGTTTTATCTAGGAAGAGAGGGCGGCGCGGATACGCTCTATAAAAGCAAGGACTTAACGACGCACGCGCTTATCATAGGAATGACGGGTAGCGGCAAAACGGGCTTGGGTATCGGCTTAATCGAGGAGGCGGCGCTAGACGCTATACCCGCTATTGTTATCGATCCAAAAGGCGATATGGGCAATTTGTTGCTGACATTTCCGCATCTTGCCGCCGAAGATTTTTTGCCGTGGATCGATCCCTCCGAAGCGGCGAGCAAGAATCAAAGCGTAGAGGAGGCTGCAAAAAGCGAGGCAAAACTGTGGGCGGACGGCTTGAAAGAGTGGGGACAAGACGTTTCGCGGATCAAGGCGCTGAAAAACGGCGCGGAGTTTTCTATTTATACTCCGGGCGCGTCGCACGGCAGACGGATCAATATATTAAGCGGTCTTAAAGCGCCCTCGTCGGAGCTGGCGAACGATACCGACGCGCTAAACTCTATGATCGCCTCTTCGACGGCGAGTATTCTAAATCTGATAGGCATAAACTCTGATCCGTTATCCAGTAAAGAGCATATTCTTGTATCTACTATTATCGCTCATTTTTATAAGCGCGCTCAAGATTGTGAAATGGAGGCGTTAATAGCGGCGATCATCAATCCGCCTTTTGAAAAAGTAGGGGTATTCTCTACGGAAGCGTTTATGCCTAAAGATAAGCGAATGGAGACGGCAATGAAGCTAAACGCGATTGTCGCTAATATATCTTTTTCGACATGGCTTGAGGGCGAGGATATAGATATTGATCGATTGTTATTTACCGAAGAAAGAAAGGCGCGCGTTTCGATATTTAATATCGCTCATCTAAACGATAGCGAACGCATGTTTTTTGTAACCGTATTGCTTAACAATATCGTCGCTTGGATGAGATTACAAGAGGGATCGCCGTCGCTTCGCGCTATATTATATATGGACGAAATTTTCGGTTTCTTCCCGCCGAACGGAAATCCGCCCTCAAAAACGCCTATGCTAACCCTGCTAAAACAGGCTCGCGCGTTTGGGCTAGGCGTAATTCTCGCTACGCAAAATCCTGTCGATCTCGATTATAAGGGGCTATCGAATATAGGCGCCTGGTTTATAGGCAGGTTGCAAACGGCGCAAGACAAAGATCGCGTATTGGACGGTTTGATAGGTTTAAATGGCGCGACAGTTAATAAAAGTGAGCTCGGCGCAGCTATTTCTGGCTTGAAAAAGCGTAATTTTTTATTAAAAAACGTCAATCAAGACGGACTTGTAGTATTTCAAACCCGATGGACGCTGTCGTATCTTAAAGGTCCGCTTTCGCGAGATCAGATAAAATCGCTTACGCAAAGTAATCTATCGAAAAATAAAACGCCGCTTGTTAACAAAGTTGATACGCCGCTTATACCGTATATGGAACAACGTTTTTATTATAAAACCGAAAGCGACTCTTATCGTTTAACCCCGTATTTGGTTTGTAGCGCGAAAGCTATATTTATTAACGCAAAACTATCTATCGATCTTAAGACGGCAGTTTGGGCGGAAACGGCGTTTGCTAAGGGCGAACAAACAGAGTGGCGCTTAATGGAAGCGCCGGCGCCGCTTGAAGCCGTCGCGCGCAAAAATAGTAGCTTTGACAAAATATCCGTTTTCATCGACGATCAAAAAAGATTGAACGCGCTTAAAAAAGAGGCTATCGCATATACTGGACGCGCGAAAAAACTTTGCGTTTTAAGCGCGCCGGCGCTGAAAATGGAAGCGCGCCAAGAAGAAAACGAAGACGAGTTTAGGTGGAGAATTAAGCGGAAACTGGACGAATTGTTTGAACAAGAAAGTAAAGGGCTTAAATCGATCTACGAGAAGAAGCGAAAAACGCTTGAGGATCGGCGATCGCGCTTGGCGCTAAAACTCGATAAAGAAAAAGCCGACGCGCGCAACAAAACGCTGGATACCGTCGTATCGATTGGCGGCGGTATTTTGAGCGCGCTGTTTTCAAAGGGCAAGTTGGGAAGCGTCGCTAAAGCGGCAAGCGGTATTAAAAGCGCTGGCAAAACGATCAAAGAGCAGAATGACGTTAGATTGGTAGAGCGAGAGCTTTTCGAGCTTGAGCGAGAAACGAATAACGCGTCAAACGAATTAGAGATAAAAATTCAAGAGTTGAAAGAGAAGTACGACATATCAAAAGTAGATTTTGAAGAGATTGCGTTATATCCTAAAAATACTGATATATACGACGAGGATTTGTTTGTGCTATGGAAAGAGAAATAA
- a CDS encoding MBL fold metallo-hydrolase — translation MSRLSRLIGGRKRLKFIAAGALAVMIILAGRATQPEFDEQTWLRQTKSYDISLLYADHADENGKFFNPWLARPSLFTLAVRKIFAKSYKTPDFPIENYRHIENSYEYLSDSANSISFVGHASFIIKLDGATIFLDPLLSDRAGLALKEVKIPFNFDKVPQNPVVLISHNHYDHLDTQTINALIKKKAVFIAGLNMGGYFQDLGAKKIYELDWFQSVTIDKVTYTFLPAQHWSLRAGQGVDSTLWGGFLIEGSKTIYFSGDSGYFRGFEEFGRCYLIDYALIGVGAYEPRWFMHYQHLNVNEFFLAAKELNAKVAIPMHLGVIRLGDEHTLYPLHDITSRVKDDEALSKRVKVMRVGEYFIIE, via the coding sequence ATGAGCCGCCTTTCGCGCTTAATCGGCGGACGAAAGCGTCTCAAATTTATAGCGGCGGGAGCGCTCGCGGTAATGATTATACTGGCAGGGCGTGCGACACAGCCCGAATTTGACGAGCAAACGTGGCTAAGACAGACAAAATCTTACGATATTTCTCTGCTTTACGCCGATCATGCGGACGAAAACGGCAAGTTTTTTAATCCTTGGCTCGCTAGACCTTCGCTTTTTACTTTAGCCGTTCGCAAAATTTTCGCGAAAAGCTATAAAACTCCGGATTTTCCGATAGAAAATTATCGGCATATTGAAAATAGCTACGAATACCTTTCTGATAGCGCAAACTCTATCTCTTTTGTCGGACACGCCTCGTTTATAATTAAGCTCGACGGCGCGACTATTTTTTTAGACCCTTTGCTTTCCGATCGCGCCGGATTAGCGCTTAAAGAGGTAAAAATACCGTTTAATTTCGACAAAGTCCCGCAAAATCCCGTCGTTTTAATAAGCCACAATCACTACGATCATTTAGATACGCAAACCATAAACGCGCTGATCAAAAAAAAGGCGGTATTTATCGCGGGTCTTAATATGGGCGGCTATTTCCAAGATTTAGGCGCCAAAAAGATATACGAATTAGATTGGTTTCAAAGCGTAACGATCGACAAGGTTACATATACTTTTTTACCCGCGCAACATTGGTCGTTAAGAGCGGGGCAGGGCGTTGACTCTACGCTTTGGGGCGGGTTTTTAATCGAGGGAAGCAAAACGATATATTTTTCGGGCGATTCCGGATATTTTAGAGGTTTTGAAGAGTTTGGAAGGTGCTATTTGATCGACTACGCTTTGATCGGCGTAGGCGCTTACGAGCCAAGATGGTTTATGCACTATCAACACCTTAATGTAAATGAATTTTTTCTCGCGGCAAAAGAGCTTAACGCGAAAGTGGCGATACCTATGCACTTAGGCGTTATACGGCTTGGCGACGAACACACTCTGTATCCGCTCCACGATATTACCTCTCGCGTTAAAGACGACGAAGCGTTGTCTAAACGAGTAAAAGTCATGAGGGTAGGCGAATATTTTATAATCGAGTAA
- a CDS encoding RNA polymerase sigma factor FliA has protein sequence MIPRQGAIDVYAAQHKEALNDLAVRYLPAVKAMAHRLKERLPASVDAGDLISIGAEELIKLARRYDAEINDSFWGYAKKRVHGAMLDFLRSLDTLSRGDRKLIKDVEKIIVAYFGEHDEEPSDEYLSQTLNEDISKIQKARDAGEVGALMPLDEQLQLFGAEDVEKKVLRDEAIEQITFVLSQMNDREQMIIQLYFYDELNLKEISDVLNITESRISQIIKNVTRKIRERVT, from the coding sequence ATGATCCCCCGTCAAGGCGCGATAGACGTTTACGCCGCGCAGCATAAAGAGGCGTTAAACGATCTCGCCGTGCGGTATCTACCCGCCGTAAAAGCGATGGCGCATAGGCTGAAAGAACGGTTGCCGGCGAGCGTTGACGCGGGCGATTTAATATCGATCGGAGCCGAAGAGTTAATTAAACTCGCCCGTCGCTACGACGCGGAGATAAACGATAGCTTCTGGGGCTACGCCAAAAAGCGCGTTCACGGCGCGATGCTGGATTTTCTAAGAAGCCTAGATACGCTAAGCCGCGGCGATCGCAAACTGATCAAAGACGTGGAAAAGATCATCGTCGCGTATTTTGGAGAACACGACGAGGAGCCAAGCGACGAATACCTATCGCAAACTTTGAACGAGGATATATCGAAAATTCAAAAGGCGCGCGACGCGGGAGAGGTGGGGGCGCTAATGCCGCTTGACGAGCAGCTACAACTGTTTGGCGCGGAAGACGTGGAAAAAAAGGTGTTAAGGGACGAGGCGATCGAGCAGATCACGTTTGTTTTATCGCAAATGAACGATCGCGAACAGATGATTATCCAGCTATATTTTTACGACGAACTAAATCTAAAAGAGATTAGCGACGTTTTGAATATAACCGAATCGCGCATCTCGCAGATTATCAAAAACGTTACGCGCAAAATTCGCGAAAGGGTTACGTAA
- the fliY gene encoding flagellar motor switch protein FliY → MNFIELLQKETIATVSGLLGSTPTVSLKEESALSADSVVALPAATIDLEFSGASFGAGRAIMPPQLATALADMMVGGSGESKETMENDDLDATKEIVSQIFGALSSSLAAQNEIAKFTIKTGEAKFIDSGGLAELGQFAKMYTFSFSIGAIESVMMFAIDQAVAAALNKTAAPQAIAPRSASASQREHLALTPEENKNIQLLMDVHLVVRVRIGKKQMLLRDVINMDIGSIVELDQLANEPLDILVDSKKIAEGEVVIVDGNFGVQITAIGTKRERLEQLKS, encoded by the coding sequence ATGAATTTTATCGAACTACTGCAAAAAGAGACGATCGCTACGGTAAGCGGCTTGCTTGGCTCTACGCCAACGGTTAGCCTAAAGGAGGAAAGCGCGCTTAGCGCCGATTCCGTCGTCGCTCTTCCGGCGGCGACGATCGATTTGGAATTTTCTGGAGCGTCGTTCGGCGCTGGGCGCGCGATTATGCCGCCGCAACTTGCTACCGCGCTGGCGGATATGATGGTTGGCGGCTCCGGCGAAAGCAAAGAAACTATGGAAAACGACGATCTCGACGCTACGAAAGAGATTGTTTCGCAGATTTTTGGAGCGCTCTCAAGCTCGCTTGCCGCGCAAAACGAGATCGCGAAATTTACTATCAAAACCGGCGAAGCGAAGTTTATTGATTCGGGCGGCTTAGCCGAGTTGGGTCAATTTGCCAAAATGTATACGTTTAGTTTCTCGATCGGCGCGATCGAAAGCGTAATGATGTTCGCGATCGATCAAGCCGTCGCGGCGGCGCTAAACAAAACCGCCGCGCCGCAAGCTATCGCCCCGCGCTCCGCGAGCGCTTCTCAACGCGAGCATTTGGCTCTTACGCCCGAAGAGAATAAAAACATTCAGTTGCTAATGGACGTGCATTTGGTCGTGCGCGTGCGCATAGGCAAAAAACAGATGCTTTTGCGCGACGTGATCAATATGGATATAGGCTCGATCGTAGAGCTTGATCAGCTTGCCAACGAACCGTTGGATATTTTAGTGGACAGTAAAAAAATCGCGGAAGGCGAGGTGGTGATCGTCGATGGAAACTTTGGCGTGCAGATCACCGCTATAGGCACAAAGCGCGAGCGTTTAGAGCAGCTCAAAAGCTGA
- a CDS encoding tetratricopeptide repeat protein, with amino-acid sequence MRKTLCMFLLFGLSAFGAASFLERGLLAIGEGNYRAAIQQFNKEIKQHPKNARAYIARADAYYVLANYKNAIDDYTKAIELNSRLGAKAYASRAKAHIGLKDYNKAILDLNVAANLDPSASIYYDRAAAYYAIGNYKAAISDYSAGIALDRNPSAAYGERGRAYVKAGDYAKAIDDFSQLIKIEPQNSSAYNGRGEAYAQAGDYAKAISDYSASIKYSPQEAVAYINRAAIYEKMGDENMMIADYGRAISMDRGNLTAYVKRGNAYRDMGKDKEAMDDAQKACGLGDCALLERLKADEEAASKKTFWFF; translated from the coding sequence ATGAGAAAAACTCTGTGTATGTTTTTATTGTTTGGTTTGTCGGCTTTTGGCGCGGCTTCCTTTCTGGAGCGCGGGTTGCTGGCGATAGGCGAGGGCAACTATAGAGCCGCTATTCAGCAGTTCAACAAAGAGATTAAGCAGCATCCCAAAAACGCGCGGGCGTATATAGCCCGCGCCGATGCGTATTACGTGCTGGCTAACTACAAAAACGCGATCGACGATTACACTAAGGCAATCGAACTAAACTCAAGACTCGGCGCTAAGGCTTACGCGAGCCGCGCTAAAGCCCATATCGGCTTAAAAGACTACAACAAAGCTATTTTGGATCTTAACGTCGCGGCGAATTTAGACCCAAGCGCGTCGATCTATTACGATCGCGCCGCCGCTTACTACGCGATCGGCAACTATAAAGCGGCGATAAGCGACTATAGCGCCGGAATCGCGTTAGATCGTAACCCTAGCGCGGCTTACGGCGAACGCGGAAGAGCTTATGTGAAAGCCGGCGATTACGCGAAGGCGATTGACGATTTCTCGCAACTGATCAAAATCGAACCGCAAAACTCGTCGGCGTATAACGGACGCGGAGAGGCTTACGCTCAAGCCGGCGATTACGCGAAGGCGATTTCAGATTACTCCGCGTCTATTAAGTATTCGCCGCAGGAAGCCGTCGCGTATATAAACCGCGCCGCTATATATGAAAAAATGGGCGACGAAAATATGATGATTGCCGACTATGGGCGAGCGATCAGTATGGATCGCGGCAATCTAACCGCCTATGTAAAACGCGGAAACGCCTATCGCGATATGGGTAAGGATAAAGAGGCTATGGACGACGCGCAGAAGGCTTGCGGTTTAGGCGACTGCGCTTTGCTTGAAAGGTTGAAGGCAGACGAGGAAGCGGCGAGCAAAAAAACGTTTTGGTTTTTTTGA
- a CDS encoding SPFH domain-containing protein, translating to MVEVIWKTAAALIGGLLALWFIKALIRNFVRFAKFAPNRYVFRYKGKKIVSEGAGLAFFYFAPSTSLVAVPISSEDAPFMLSDTSADFQEITIQGQITYRISNPAQAAKMLNYSIDIERSGLNYQSDDPQKLPERLVNLALVAIKGAIKDLELKKAIVASDDIADKARQALSEHDMVKALGVEILGLSVAAVRPAPETAKALEAETRESILQESDQAIFQRRNYAVEQERTIRESELNTEIAVENKNREIQESKLETKRLAMKKELETKHLAMKKDMEMQDERLAFQVLQEEKTQALIDLKSRNDKAAADAKAYALKAVIAAYENTKPEVLKILANAGLDSGRLLAQAFQGIADQAEKIGNLNITPDLLNAIIDGSDTKTA from the coding sequence ATGGTAGAGGTAATATGGAAAACGGCGGCGGCGCTAATCGGCGGTTTGCTGGCGCTTTGGTTTATTAAGGCGTTGATCCGCAATTTCGTGCGTTTTGCGAAATTCGCGCCAAATCGTTACGTCTTTCGCTATAAAGGCAAAAAGATCGTTTCGGAGGGAGCGGGACTGGCGTTTTTCTATTTCGCTCCATCGACCTCGCTCGTCGCGGTGCCTATCAGTAGCGAGGACGCGCCTTTTATGCTTTCGGATACCTCCGCCGATTTTCAAGAGATCACGATACAAGGGCAGATTACCTATCGCATTTCCAACCCCGCGCAAGCGGCGAAAATGCTCAATTACTCCATAGACATCGAACGCTCCGGACTAAACTATCAATCCGACGACCCTCAGAAATTGCCCGAGCGACTTGTCAATCTAGCGCTGGTCGCGATCAAAGGCGCGATCAAGGACCTTGAATTGAAGAAAGCCATAGTAGCCTCGGACGACATAGCCGACAAAGCGCGTCAGGCGCTTTCGGAACACGATATGGTTAAAGCGCTGGGCGTGGAAATACTGGGGCTTTCCGTCGCCGCCGTCCGCCCTGCCCCCGAAACCGCCAAAGCGCTGGAAGCCGAAACGCGCGAAAGCATTTTGCAAGAATCCGATCAAGCCATTTTTCAGCGGCGCAATTACGCCGTAGAGCAGGAGCGCACTATCCGCGAGAGCGAACTCAACACCGAAATCGCCGTAGAAAACAAAAACCGCGAGATTCAAGAAAGCAAGTTAGAAACCAAACGTTTAGCTATGAAAAAGGAACTAGAGACCAAACATTTAGCAATGAAAAAAGATATGGAAATGCAAGACGAACGTCTTGCTTTTCAGGTTTTGCAGGAAGAAAAAACCCAAGCTCTTATCGACCTCAAAAGCCGAAACGACAAGGCGGCTGCCGACGCCAAAGCCTACGCGCTTAAAGCGGTTATCGCGGCTTACGAGAACACCAAGCCGGAAGTTCTGAAAATATTGGCGAATGCTGGGTTGGATTCCGGTCGGTTGCTCGCGCAAGCCTTTCAGGGCATCGCCGATCAAGCGGAAAAAATCGGCAATCTCAACATTACCCCCGATCTCTTGAACGCAATTATAGACGGCTCGGATACCAAAACCGCTTAA